tcagagcctaggttagaaaagcTATTCAAGAGACTTAATAGAtgtgttagaaaccctaatcctcTCTAGAAATAAGAATGGAGACCTTAGTTATACGTTAAGTGATATCCGATCCAATTAGCTATTTAAGTTCTAACCTTTAAGTTTTGATCATTTTGTAGGTATGGAAAATGGAAACGGACATGCTAACGGGGGTAGTGCGGCTAATGGACATGCAGAGCCGCTTAGATCCATCTCCTACAGGCCACGAGGTGGAGGAGCTCATATACGTTACTCACCTGCTGACAGGCACCCTAGGTGCCAGTGCCGAGCCATGTACGCGTATCCCAATGAGCTAGTGTTATCCTTAGACGATGAGCGCCACCACTTGAGGGACGCTAACTCCATCCTGATCCAGGACGTGGAGGAGCTGGGTATAATGGTGGATACTCAGTTTGACCGCATAGCTGATTTAGAGGTTAGGCTCACTGCTGAGCATCATCTACTGGAGGCTGCTCGCTTGGAGATAGAGCGGCAAAAGGCTAGGGCGACTCGATTAGCAGAGAGGATGCGGGATAGGAGCGCAGGCATCAGGGCTGATGCTGCGATGATGATGGATGAGGCCATTAGCTTTATTCAGGGTGGTGAGCAGGCAGGGatagaggaggacccggaggaggatccggaggaggacgtTGCTCCGGATAGCCCTGCTCAGGGTTAGATTAGGACTTACCTGGTTACACTAGACATAGAAGGCTAGGAAAGGGACATTAGTTATGTCATCAAGTTTTGTCTAGGTGGATGACTTACCTCTGAGGCACAATATCCCTAATTTTTGTATAAGGGATTATCTGTACGTATTTTGCTAGTCTATGTGCCTTACTTCTGGAAATGTCCCAACTTGTTATTTGTATGACTTTTCTGTGGAATTATATGTTAAgtgttttaattatcttttctctatttccatattgattttatttatcaaaaagaaTGGTAATAatcataaataaataatactTTTGCCTAATTGGCCTATCCTTCCGTAATAGGCATATTTAGAATATGGATCGCCAAGTAATAGGAAGGAGCCGGGGAAGACCCACTAGACAACACCCGGAAGCGGGTGGTGATAGGGAACCCGAGGTCGATCAAGACCAAGGGCAGGAAGGTGTGGCCGGAGACCGGGTGGCCACCGCAATCGACCGTATTACTGAAGTTCTCGAGCGATTGACTGATCGCCAAACCACTGAACCAGTGCATCAACCAGGAGGCCCAGTTGACTCCGATGATCGGGCACTGGAAAGATTTCTGAAATTTGGACCTCCCAAATTTTATGGAGGACCCGAGCCGGAAGTGGCCGAAGGCTGGTGGGAGAGAATCACTGAGATTTTCGCTGCCTTGAACTATACCGAGGAGCGAAAAGTGACTTTTGCTAccttccagtttgagggagctgccCGCTCCTGGTGGAATCTAGTAAGGGTTACATGGGAGACTAACCATACGccaaggacttgggcgaacttcacaagggagttcaatgccaaattccttccacctctcattcaggagaagagagaggatgattttattAGATGCAAACAAGGGGCGATAAGTGTCGCCGAGTATGAAGTCCAGTTCACAAAGCTGTCACGCTTTGCACCTGAGTTGATAGCCACCGAGCAAAGGCGTGTtcggaggtttgtgcagggtTTGAATGTGGAATTACAGGAAAGCTTAGCCGCTATAAGAATAGATACCTTCGCTGAGGCTGTTGAAAGAGCGCAGCGAGTTGAAGTAGCCAGAGCTCAAGTGAAGTCTTTTCAGTCCAAGAAAAGATTTGCTCCTAGCAGTAGTCGGGAGCCGACTTTTGGAAATGCTCCCCCGGCCAAAGTGGGCCGAGGAACTAGTGGAGTGAATAGTTCTGGAGCACCCCGAGGCGCCCAAGCAAGAGGAAACGGGGCCAGGAATGCAAGAGGACGAAATATTGGAGCTAGAGGGGGGCCAATTGGAATAGGACAACCTAGGAATCGGCCGCAAGGGGGTAGAGCAATAGTTCCTCAAGTGACATGTGCTTATTGCAAGAAACCTGGTCATTCTATGGATAGTTGCTGGAAGAGGCAAGGAAGGTGCTTGAGATGTGGAAGTAGTGAGCACCAAATCTCAGGATGTCCAAAGGTGCAGGAAGGGACTCCTCAGAAAGCTAGACCAAACACTTCTGGAGGGAGCAGGCCAACAGTTCCTGCCAGAGTGTACGCTATAGATGATCAACCCgtacctgattcctcggaaGTTGTGGAAGGTACACTTCCAATTTTTCATAGATTAGCTAAAGTGTTAATTGACCCTGGTGCAACGCATTCATTTGTAAATCCATCTTTTATGTCTGGAATAGATGTGCAACCCGTTAGATTACCCTAtgatcttgaagttaggacaccaATGGGTAATAAGAAGGTAACCACTAACTTGACCTATAGGAATTGCgaattctggattggagagcgAAAAATGTTAGTGGACCTGATCAGTTTGGATATAAAAGGTTACGATGTTATCATAGGAATGGATTTCCTAGGTCACCATCATGCTAAGCTTGACTGCCGAGAAAAAATAGTGGAATTTTGTATACCTGGAGAAGCAACCCTGAGGTTAGATGTTAAAGGTAGGTTAGCATCTTCTGCTATGGTCTCGGGAATACGAGCAAGGAAAATGTTATCTAAAGGAGCTCAAGGTTTTCTAGCCTTCTTGATTAATACTCCCCGTGATCAAGTAAAATTAGAGGATGTACCCGTAGTACGGGATTTTCCGGACGTCTTTCCTGAAGAATTAATGACTTTACCACCAGAGAGAGAGGTAGAGTTTAAGATCGACTTGGTGCCTGGAACGGCTCCAATTTCtaagactccgtaccgaatggctcctgccgagctTAAAGAGTTGAAAATCCAATTACAAGACCTGTTGGAGAAAGGTTTCGTGAAGGAAAGTGACTCACCGTGGGGAGCACCcgttctatttgttaagaaaaaggacgggagtttgaggctatgtatcgattaccgagggttaaatgaggttactattaagaataaataccctctaccgtTGATTGATAGTTTGTTCGACCAACTGCAAGGATCAGTGGTCTTCTCTAAGTTGGATTTAaggcaagggtattaccagctgaagattaagaaggaagacatacccaagactgcttttagtacaagatatggacattttgagttcgcagtcatgccttttggtttaactaatgcaccagctgcatttatggatttgatgcaaagaatttttaagaaataccTGGACCAATTTGTAGTAGTTTTCATAGATGATATTTTGATATACTCCAAGACTCAGGAGGAACACGTTAAGCACTTGGAGATAGTATTGCAGATACTAAGAGAACATAAGTTGTATGCAAAATTCagcaagtgcgagttttggttaGAAGAGATTTCCTTTTTAGGGCATAAGGTTTCCAAAGATGGAATTGccgtggatccggcaaaagttgaaGCCGTTATGAATTGGAAGCGGCCAGAAACTCCAACTGAAATCagaagtttcttgggtttagcaggttattataggcgatttatcaaggatttttcgaAGATTTCAGGACCTATGACCGAGTTAACCAAGAAAGGAAATAAGTTTATCTGGACTCCAAAATGCGagtcaagttttcaggagttaaagagaCGTTTAACATCCGCTCCTGTTTTGGTGTTACCTGACGGAGTCGAAGGTTATGCCGTGTACTCCGATGCCTCAGGAGAAGGTCtcggatgtgttttaatgcaaaaggGTAAAGTAATTGCTTATGCTTCCAGGAGATTGAAGCCTCATGAACAGaactacccaactcatgacCTAGAGTTAGCAGCGGTGATTTTCGCcctaaagaaatggagacactacttgtatggcgtgacttttgaggtttttacagatcatAAGAGCCTCAAGTAtttgttctcccaaaaggaactgaacttgagacaaaggcgatgggtagaatttttggaagattatgattgttcgatcaactaccatccaggcaaggcaaatgtggtagctgatgcttTAAGTAGAAAGGCCCAAATAGCGGGGTTGATGGTTAAAGAATGGGACATGCTAGAAGAAATAAGTAGTTGGAATCCTCGCTTGGAGAAATCGAAGATATTATTTGGGAATCTATCTCTGAAATCACCATTAATAGAGCATATTAAGGAGGCTCAGAAATCGGACCCTGTGATTCAGAAGAATTTggaaaaagtgcaaaaaggggaaaTCCTAGATTTTAAATTGGGATCTGAAGGTGTATTGAGGTTCCGAGATCGTATTGTGATTCCGGCAGATGAAGAGAtcagaaaagaaattttggaagaatcacatcgatcaAAGTATACTATACATCCAGGAGTGACCAAGATGTATCATGATGTGAAGAGTTTATATTGGTGGGAAGGTTTGAAAAAGGATGTGGCAGAGTATGTACAGAAATGTTTAACTTGTCAACAAGTAAAAGCAGAGCATCAGAAGCCCTCTGGTTTGTTGCAACCGTTAgaaatccctgaatggaaatgggaacatatCACAATGGATTTTGTCACGGGATtgccaaaaagtcaaaaagggtttgacgcaatttgggtaatagtcgATCGGCTCACTAAGTCTGCACATTTCCTACCTGTGAGCATGAGTTTTTCATTGGAGAAATTggtcaagttgtacacagaagagatccTAAGGCTACATGGTATTCCAGTGAGTATCGTGTCCGACCGAGATCCAAGGTTTGTCTCgcgtttttggcagaaattccaagagtctttggggaccaagttgaaatttagtactgcgtaccatccccaaaccgacGGGCAATCGGAAAGGACAATCCAAACCTTGGAGGACCTACTGAGAtcgtgtatattggattttggaggtaaatggagTAAATATATGACCTTGGTAGAATTTGCATATAATAATAGCTATCAGGCttcgattcaaatggcaccttatgaagctttgtacgggagaaggtgtcgatctccgattcattgggatgaagttggagaaAAGAAGATTATAGACCCTACAGCCATACCTTGGATAGAAGAAGCCCAGGAGAAGGTGAAACTAATTAGAGAAAGGCTTCAAATTGCCCAAagtagacaaaagagctacgccgacacaaggaggaaagatttggagtttgaaataGGGGACAAGGTTTTCctaagagttaaacccttgaagagCGGAGTAGTATCTAAGAAAGGTAAGAAACTGAAGCCAAGGTATATCggaccttttgaaattttgaggaaAGTTGGGAATGTAGCATACCAGCTGAAATTGCCTGCAAGCATGGCTAGGATTCACGATGTATTTCATGTATCCATGCTTAGGAAATATTACCCTGACCCAAGCCATGTGCTGCAACTAGAAggaattgaggtggatgagACGTTAAGCTATGAAGAAGGACCAgtcaagattttggaaagagaagtgaAGGAGCTAAGGAACAAGAAAATTCCTCTGGTGAAGATTCTTTGGAGAAATCATGGACTTgaggaagcaacctgggaattagaagaggaaatgcgaaGGAAGCACCCCAATTTATTTCCTtagaaagaatgaattttgaggGCAAAATTcttgtaaggaggggaggatgtgagaaccttgaattttgcagAAATACCAATGCTTACTTCGACTTCACTTTTATTTAGCCTTCGTATTCTTTAAATCTTTTCTAGTATTACTTTCACTCACTTTTATATACTAGTGCATAATTCCTTCGTAATTCTTATTCTAATCTACCACGTTAGTTCATTTGTTGTAAACaagtatataaaaataatttttgtgtgCAAAATAACATAACGGTGCTAACTATTAAAGCACTTAGCTTTGCTACACTAAGttaataattcttgagttatatatgttttcttgttttcaaataaGTAGTTAAACGCACGTTATAAATGAAGAATGATATAATCTCCCTAGACTATGAATTTCTTAGTTTTActatactaaattaatatcttAGAGTTAAGAATTAATTCTTCGTACTAACATATAAAAAATTAGGATCTTAATTTCCTTGACTCAAACAATTTAAAGGACAACCAATCGATAACCTTAATTTCCTCAAAATAAATTCCTATTAGTACTAACGTTAAATGTTAGATTTTTATAacaaggtcaaacttgattttaataagttAATAAAGTACAAATgttaggaaccttaatattaatTCGTAACCGATTATATTCGATAAAACGGTTTCGGTATATTAGTGTAGAATTAggctttcaaatttcaattggtGATAAGTATTGGATTTAAGATAGAATTGAGGATTGAGAAGAGGTTAGGGGGCAAAGTGAATGGACCAAAATGCCCTCcacaatttcacaaaacctCCACTATACCACAACCTCACAATGCTCGGCCAAACATTCCCTTGTTCAGCCTTCCATTGCCGCCCACTTAACCAATCAGAAACTCTCCAATTCCATACGTAAAACCATCTTCACACTCTACCAAATTCTAGCCACAAAACACATACATAACCACGGCACATCTCAGTCAGTCCCATTCTATAACTCAGACCACAAAACACATCCCTCTTCTGCTTAGTTATTATCGACAAAGAGGAGCTGAAGGAGGAAGATTTCTGGTGCTGTCCGCGAGTTGCATTTTCCTTTTGTCTTGTCCGTAAGCTGAGGGAGAAACCAGAGAACCATCACCACCTTCGATAACTTCAGACCAACATCACAACTGCAACCTTAACCACTCTGCACCTCGCCAATTCCAGCCGCAACCCACTGAACCAGGACCACTACCCTGTCGCGTGCTTGTGAGCCGAGAGGAGGAaaacattttccagaatttcgtgtGAAAGCTTGACTAGTTGTGAGGTAAATTTCTGGATCATTTTAGGAGTTATCAGAGGTAGATTGAAACCATTAGGGACATGCATGCATGGTTTAGACAGCCGATTAATGAAATCAAAGTCTTAGGAAATCTGTTTTGGAAGTAAATGTTTCGGCTGAGAAGCTGATTGGAAATGCGGCttcacttttgtttttccaGTGACAATCTAAGCACCTAAGTGTACTTAGCTGAATAAAAACTGGAtgattaagaccatgcatgttgattGTGCTTTCGGATGATAATGGTAAAGCTTAAGAAACTTCTGTTTTAGGAGGAAAATGTCTTAGCCGAGAAGATGATTGGAAGTGCAGCTCTAATGTGTTTTCCGGAAATGAATTGAGCATGCATGGGTGATTAACTAATCGAATCTcggatgattattatgattagagtcatgcatgaatttaattaGCCTGGATCActtggaaaataaaaggaaagccgAAAAATTTGGTTCATGAATGATCATTCGAGAATAGTTGgtaaaatttctggatttgtgttaGTTGAGTACAATAGTAGCTTGAACctggatttgatttgaaaacCTCTACTAGCTAGCTACGTGTTTACATGTCCTAATAGAGTACCAAAAATTCTgctttaaccaaagaaaattctgttttagaACCATTGTTATTTCTGGAAATCTTGAGAGAAGCCGTGAggtttaaacctggaaattttggggTTTGTAACCATGGTTTAAATTCAACTCTTAAGCTGGAATTGTTCATTATCTTGCTATGTGTTTAAATACTGAATTTGAGTAACTAACACCATAATTAAACCAAGGGAAAAATTCGAACTAAAGTAGATtgattgctggaaattttgggtGATAGCCGAAGGGGTATGAACCAGAATTTCAATATCGTTGGAAAAATTCAAtttgtttctggaaatttattttatttccttggaTTATGATGGCTCAGAATTTCATAAGAGATACAAATTTTAAGATATACAATTTGTTCAGCAATGAACCAATTAGTACATGTAAAGCTGAAACCAAAAACGCTAGTAtacaattgctggaattttcgtTGAGACAGCCGAgaattgagttgaaaatttgcttggttcttggaaatttttcttgaaaaatgatgCTTGAAATATGTTG
Above is a genomic segment from Coffea eugenioides isolate CCC68of unplaced genomic scaffold, Ceug_1.0 ScVebR1_1950;HRSCAF=2893, whole genome shotgun sequence containing:
- the LOC113756080 gene encoding uncharacterized protein LOC113756080, with translation MDRQVIGRSRGRPTRQHPEAGGDREPEVDQDQGQEGVAGDRVATAIDRITEVLERLTDRQTTEPVHQPGGPVDSDDRALERFLKFGPPKFYGGPEPEVAEGWWERITEIFAALNYTEERKVTFATFQFEGAARSWWNLEKREDDFIRCKQGAISVAEYEVQFTKLSRFAPELIATEQRRVRRFVQGLNVELQESLAAIRIDTFAEAVERAQRVEVARAQVKSFQSKKRFAPSSSREPTFGNAPPAKVGRGTSGVNSSGAPRGAQARGNGARNARGRNIGARGGPIGIGQPRNRPQGGRAIVPQVTCAYCKKPGHSMDSCWKRQGRCLRCGSSEHQISGCPKVQEGTPQKARPNTSGGSRPTVPARVYAIDDQPVPDSSEVVEGTLPIFHRLAKVLIDPGATHSFVNPSFMSGIDVQPVRLPYDLEVRTPMGNKKVTTNLTYRNCEFWIGERKMLVDLISLDIKGYDVIIGMDFLGHHHAKLDCREKIVEFCIPGEATLRLDVKGRLASSAMVSGIRARKMLSKGAQGFLAFLINTPRDQVKLEDVPVVRDFPDVFPEELMTLPPEREVEFKIDLVPGTAPISKTPYRMAPAELKELKIQLQDLLEKGFVKESDSPWGAPFVRPTARISGLL